TGCTCTACGTGCCACGCAGATCGGACGTATTCGACTCACAGATTggtttcggttcggttcggttcgatTTTAAGTGAGAATACTCAGtgattggaattttatatccaatttgaaaatattcgAAGTGATACTTGTGATACCAACTTGTTTTTGAACAATGCCACGCAAGAAGCGCAGTTCCAGTCCCACGGAGTTCTTTGATGACGACTTCGATGAGGACGCCAGTTCTCAAAGTGAGTTTGATTGTAACTTATAGGTGATTTTGTaggtatattaaaaaaaaacacttacAAATCGCCTAAAAATTTAGAcattgtaaatatatttagcaaGTTTTGTAAATTCATTATGTACTTTCGAATTCgaatttgttttctttattttagtTCTTTTGAATCTTTTAAATCTTTCTAAATTCTGAATACTAAATTCACCTGAACTCAAGTTTCCGGAaaagaaataatttttaaattgtgtTAAGCTCTAAATTCTAAATGATAATTAgaataatgataataataacagAAAGCATTACTTATTATGCTGTTTAAATTGAGTTTAATATACTTCACATGGAATAAGTCTAAatgcattttgtttttgtttatactTGCCTTAGTAAGTTAATGCTTTATATTACAAACATGCTTTTTGAAACTTCATACCTTCTGAAGGTATCTATAATGTATCttaaaacttttataaatacTAATGAAACTTTTGTTTCTTATTAATCATTACAAAATGTTAATAATGATCTACATTTCTGATTTTCCAGGCTCCCAGCCGCCGGTGCAGCGAAATGCGGCAAATGCCCGGGAGCGGATGCGTATGCGGGTGTTATCCAGCGCCTACGGACGTTTGAAGACCAAGCTGCCCAACATTCCGCCGGACACAAAGCTCTCCAAGTTGGACACGTTGCGTTTGGCCACGCTCTATATCAAGCAGCTAATTACGGCCGTGGAGACAGGCAGCCACTCGCAGAACCATCCGCACAACCACAACCAGCACCACAGCCTCAACCACAGCCACTCGAGCACCACCAGTTCCGAAGGCCTGGACACAAGTCACATGGCAGATTCGTCCGGTGGAGGCAATTATCATTTCCACAACAACGGACACGGCATGGTAAGTGTCATGCAATTGCGATCCCCGTGCCCGAATAAGTGATGTCACTGCCACCACTTAACGATGCACTGCACCCGCGGCTCGGCAACGGGAACGCATTAATGAGCCGGCCACTTCAGGTGGATCTCGTCAGTTAATGACAGGTGTCGCAGGGGATGCCCAGTGATACGCGCAAGATCAATGTTTATTCATGGATTTCAGTCTAATTGAGAAGTAATGTTCAGCTGATCGAGATTCTTATAAGTTTATGTCTTTTTATGGAATGTTTAGTATTGGGGATGACTATAaaaattttacttttatttgtaAAGCCATTGAGGAAAATTTTACCATTTTCCAGTGGAAATTATCCTTTGGTAAAACTTTTACTAAGAGAATGATACTGTTATTAACTTAGAAACTTAAGTATTTAGTAATACTACTCAACTTATAGGGGTAATTCAACGCAATCTTAGCGAAATATAGATCCAAAATCCAAAGGAATGTGGTGCAACATCTGCTTGGTGATTCCGACGCGATGCGGCGACAAGTATTTCCACCTATTCTAGGTGGAGGTGAACCACAAACGTaaccacatccacatcccatGACCGGAGTCAGCCATTCAGCCGGGCCCCCCACTAGAACAACGAAATCACATTTTGTGATTTCAGACTGCCTTGCTTTCCTGTAATCCGATACTTTTGTGAATTtcgaaaatattaaatatgagTGACAGGCCGTTGGAGGAGCAGGCAGGGAACGGAGATGGTAACGCAGACCTGCGGATCTGGATGGGGGGCACTAGTTAGtctttgcttttattttttatttttaaagatgCTCTTGATGCTTTGAAGCGACAAAGTGAATGACATGCGAGGGAAATTGTCGTCCTCAGTAGTTTTCCCACTCGGAttattgtaattaaaatttgtcTAACCGTGTTTATCCATTCATCCATTCCCGCCGGAGTTTACACAATCTATCACTCAAGATTCATGACGTGCACAACTTATCCAAATAGATGCAATTGTTTACCCACCGAATGCGTGAAAAATTCAGCAAATACGGCTCCGTCTTGTGCCCATATGGTGGCAAATcagatcggatcggatcggagaGTCCCGACCCTATCCGAATTTATACCATCCACGCGCCCAAGATGATCTGTTGGGAACAACCCATTGGTTCGCTATTTGCTCGCTAGCCCTAGCATCCCTATATCCCATTTCCAATCCCTCTTTGTATGGCACACAAATGAGTGTCTCTTGTCCGCAAGTGTTTGGctgtttatgtttttatagATCCGTTAATGAGGCTGTTATTGTAGATCTAGACGTGGAGGCGGGGGTGGGCACTAAAAACAATCAAAGTTGCGTAAACAAACAATGGCGCTGTCTCGGGATGGGTTGTCGTCATATTGTTCCATATATAGCCCCTGTGGTTTCCTCAACTCCTATGATTTATGCCTGTTTTATCCACACATTCCACATTATACTGTCTTGCAGAGCTGGCCCTTTGAGTTCCACCAGAGTAGCCGGAGTTTAGCATTTGCACCATCAACCACCTCTTCCGCACGCATGGATTGGCAAGCTCTGCATCCGCAATCCTATCCGAAGTCCACGCGAAGCGAAACCCATGTTTCGGCGGATCTTAGTTACCATCAGTTGCCGGAGTCACACAGTCACTGGTATCCGGCGGAAGTGCATCAAATGGAGCCAGCGGCCAACTGTTCCTATGACTCTGGAATGGGTCAGCATCAGCGAGGCATAGCTATAGCCACTAGCCACGCCCATGGCATTTAAGCGGATATTATAAATAATGTTCTCACCCAAGCCAAATGTATTTACCACCTAGTAAGTGTATTAAATCGTGATTTACTTTTACGCGTTTCCGTATGTGCAAGCCTGAACCTATGCTATAAGGCCAAAGATTGGTGTTACCTCATGATCATTTAGCtagcaaatatatatatatctatgtttttaataaaattggaattttttttttgaattggCGCCAAGATTATGGTGACTGTAGCCCTGAAGTTCTCGGGTGCTGCAGCACTGGTTTGTATTATGCAGCCCTGTTCAACAGCTGATTTCGTCACAATACAAACAAAGAGCTGctaacaacaaaaataaatcgaTTAATTTAGGCGAAATTCAAATACCCTACTTTTTATAAAACGGTTAATTTGAGACATTTAAAATATGTTATTTATGCAGAAACATGTAGTGCCTTTGCATTATTCACTTGCAAAAAAATTACACGAACAAAGAAGCTTACAAAAGCAATCTtacttaaattaaaaacaaaccaaagGAAAGCACCCAAGTACTCTTAACACGCAGTGTATTTATTTTGTGTATTTACTCATAAATGTAGTCCAACAACAATGGCctgagaataataattgtgctacACCTTATTTCAACACAAAAGCGAACTTATTACATGTGTATTTTCGCGGTTAAAGTTCACGTCGTTCGAGAGCTGGCATCGATGATTAGATTCGGAATAGCTGGATCAGATCAGCAGTCCATAATCTCAATCTCCTCCACTGGATTTCCTCCAACAGCACTTGAGTGACCGACCGACTGACCACTGAGCGCAATTCGCCTTTCCAGCAGCAATCAGTCAGTACGCGATATTCAACGAAGACGGACGCCTTGCGGTGGCTCGTTAATCCATAACCTGTTTACGTGACTTGAATACTGTGCCGCACAGCAAAATGCCATCCAAACCAGTGAATCCCGATCTCCAGAAGGAACGCAGCACGGCCACCTTCAATACCCGGGAGTTCTCCGTTCTGTGGGCAGGCGGCGAGGAGCGCTTCAAGGAGAAGAAGGCACTTGGTGAGCCAGCTTAGAAGGGAAAAACACTGGGTTGCAATCTTCTCCGGTGACCCCGACAGACATATGTACATTCACATTAACCGGTCGCTCAGAGCTTTATCTAAGCTTGGCGCAATCGCGTTTCCCAACAGTGGATGCAAGAAATTGTGCCAAAAGCATGACTTAGCAATTAAACTAAGCTTGAACACATTTATATCTAATCTGTAGGGTACAAACTTTGATGCTAAGCCACTGATAAATGATCCAAAACTAGGATTCTTTGTTTTGATACGCTTCTTCTCCGTCCATTCATTCATGCgatttgttgcttttgctgcacGCCGTGGCCCAAAGTTCATTAATTATGTATTCCGCATAAACAAGCCGCTACTAGTTAATCAGCACCTATTAGCCAGCTCATAAGTTATTAATCTTTGAACTTCGCGCGAATCGCGATCAATCCGGCTACTTGTGTACTTTGAATGTTTGCAGCTACCCACCATCTATTTTCAGGTCCACTTGAAATTGGTTTAGCTGATAGGTTTATCTGACAGATTTGCACGGTCGCTCGGGGCATCATAAATGGACAATGCCCAGTAACTCCCGCGAATTAACGAAGAATACTGGCCACTCATGATTACGCGGCAAAATTCAACAATGCTTATCTAAATGGCACCTCCTAAAATATTAAATCCCTTTCCTTATGGCTTCATCTACTAAATTCGGCTTATCATTTTGACAGAGAAAATGTTTTTGGAGGATCCGGCCCTTCAGGACGACTTGCCCATTTCCTATTTGTCACACAAGGAGCTTTATGAGCACAGCTTGCGGAAAGCCTGCATCATTGGAGAGAAGATCCGCAAGCTACGGGCTGATGGCGAGGATGGAGTGGATACTTACAAGTAAAGAAACACTTATATTTAATGTACTTCAGATTGTAATTTGTGTGCTTATAGTGCTCTGCTTGGTGGATCCTTGGGAGCGGCTATTCTAAAGGAGGGCAATCCGCTTGCGCTTCACTACGTGATGTTCGTGCCCACCATCATGGGCCAGGGAACGATGGATCAGCAGGTGGAATGGCTGAGCAAGGCCTGGGATTGTGAAATCATTGGCACCTATGCCCAGACGGAACTGGGACACGGAACCTTCCTGCGTGGTTTGGAGACCCGGGCTGACTACGATGCCAGCACCCAGGAGTTTGTGATAAACACACCATCACTCAGTGCATACAAGTGGTGGCCCGGTGGATGTGAGTTTCCTTGAACACTTAATATCTTGAAATTCTTATAAACTTCTGGACTTCCAGTGGGACACACTGCTAACCATGCGGTTGTGGTGGCACAGCTCTACACCAAGGGCGAGTTCCGTGGTCTGGCTCCTTTTATTGTCCAATTGAGGGATTCTGATACTCACCGACCCATGCCCGGCATCGACATTGGAGATATTGGCACCAAGCTGGGCATGAAGGGTGTGAACAATGGCTATTTGGGACTGAAAAACGTGCGGGTGCCATTGAACAACATGCTGATGAAGAACCAGCAAGTGCTGCCCGATGGCACCTACGTGGCACCGAAGAACAGCGTGCTTACCTACGGAACCATGGTACCACCACCCATATTCACTATTTCTTCAGCGAGATTATAACCATTTTTTCGTTCAAGATGTTTGTGCGTTGTGCTCTTATCCGTGATACCGCTCAGAGCCTGGCAAAGGCATCCACTATTGCCACTAGGTATTCAGCTGTTCGCCGACAGAGTCCCATTGATCCCAATCAACCAGAGCCCCAAATCATGGACCATACCACGCAGCAGTTGAAGTTGTTCCCCCAGATAGCTAAGGCCATCGTTTTCAAAACGACCGGCGATGGCATCTGGAATATGTACAACGTGATATCTGGCGAGATTGAGCAGGGTAACTTGGATCGCCTGCCCGAAATGCATGCATTGTCCTGCTGCCTTAAGGCCATCTGTAGTGCCGATGCCGCCGCCGGCGTGGAAACGTGTCGTCTGTCCTGTGGCGGACATGGCTACATGGACTGCTCCAACTTCCCCACGATATACGGCATGACCACGGCCGTTTGCACCTATGAGGGCGAGAACACAGTGATGCTGCTGCAGACTGCTCGCTATCTGGTGAAGGTTTATGGGCAAGCCTTGAATGGAGAGAAGCTGGTGCCAACGGTTTCGTACATCAACGATGCAATAAACCAAACGAAGTTTGTTAACTTTGACGGATCATTGAGGTCCATAGTCAAGGCCTTCCAGTTCGTTGCCGCCAAGTAAGTATTTACTTAAGAAAATAAGTACAATAACAGGtatttaaatgaatatttttatatcaGCAAAACCCGAATTGCCTATGAGCAGATTGAACTGCGCCGCAAGCAAGGTCATGGTACCGAGGTGGCAGCTAATCTATGTGGCACCTTCCTAACAGCAGCTGCAGACGTAAGTCG
This genomic interval from Drosophila mauritiana strain mau12 chromosome 2R, ASM438214v1, whole genome shotgun sequence contains the following:
- the LOC117137244 gene encoding probable peroxisomal acyl-coenzyme A oxidase 1 gives rise to the protein MPSKPVNPDLQKERSTATFNTREFSVLWAGGEERFKEKKALEKMFLEDPALQDDLPISYLSHKELYEHSLRKACIIGEKIRKLRADGEDGVDTYNALLGGSLGAAILKEGNPLALHYVMFVPTIMGQGTMDQQVEWLSKAWDCEIIGTYAQTELGHGTFLRGLETRADYDASTQEFVINTPSLSAYKWWPGGLGHTANHAVVVAQLYTKGEFRGLAPFIVQLRDSDTHRPMPGIDIGDIGTKLGMKGVNNGYLGLKNVRVPLNNMLMKNQQVLPDGTYVAPKNSVLTYGTMMFVRCALIRDTAQSLAKASTIATRYSAVRRQSPIDPNQPEPQIMDHTTQQLKLFPQIAKAIVFKTTGDGIWNMYNVISGEIEQGNLDRLPEMHALSCCLKAICSADAAAGVETCRLSCGGHGYMDCSNFPTIYGMTTAVCTYEGENTVMLLQTARYLVKVYGQALNGEKLVPTVSYINDAINQTKFVNFDGSLRSIVKAFQFVAANKTRIAYEQIELRRKQGHGTEVAANLCGTFLTAAADLHGRAFLAQTAYTELLALSREVSPELAEVLKVVLELYLVDACLNRIGDFLRFIDLTDQDVTKLEVRLENCLKRLRPNAVSLVDSFDLHDRVLDSALGAYDGNVYEHIFESTKKNPLNKEPVNGAFHKYLKPFMKAHL
- the LOC117136488 gene encoding neurogenic differentiation factor 1 — its product is MPRKKRSSSPTEFFDDDFDEDASSQSSQPPVQRNAANARERMRMRVLSSAYGRLKTKLPNIPPDTKLSKLDTLRLATLYIKQLITAVETGSHSQNHPHNHNQHHSLNHSHSSTTSSEGLDTSHMADSSGGGNYHFHNNGHGMSWPFEFHQSSRSLAFAPSTTSSARMDWQALHPQSYPKSTRSETHVSADLSYHQLPESHSHWYPAEVHQMEPAANCSYDSGMGQHQRGIAIATSHAHGI